The segment tagtgcagattcacttttgttaaaatcatggcccctgagggttggatgaggccacaatagaggatcaaagttttacatggaaatatataaggaaaatctttaaaaatcttcttctcaaaacctactgggccaggaaagtggaaatttacatgaaagcatcctgacatagtgcagattcaagtttattaaaatcatgacccccgggagtAAGATGAGacgacaataggggataaaagttttacatagaaatatatagggaaaatcttgaaaaatcttcttctcaagaaccactgagccagaaaagctgatatttacatgaaagcttcctgacatagtgcagattcaagtttgtgaaactCATGACCactggggttaggatggggccacaataggagatcaaagttttacataactaataaagagaaaaaatctttaaaaattttctccttaagaaccattaggctaaagaagtttacatttgcacaaaagcctcctgacatagtgcagattgaagtttgttaaaaccatggtcccCGGAGGTAAGATGCCCCATCAgaagatcaaaattttacatacaaatatatagtgaaaatcattaaaaatcttcttcttaaaaatcactggccaggaaagtttacatttacatgaaagcttcataacatagtgcagatttaattttgtaaaaatcaccCCTCGCCCCcacccccgggagtaggttggggccacaatagggatcaaagttttacatacgaataggaaaaatctttaaacatgagccaaggtgactcaggtgagcgatgtggcccataggcctctttttttttttttatctggatCGAAATTATTCGGCCACCTATTTCATTCGAGTGACCAATGCTAGCAACACCCGTTCAGCGTCGTACGTCGCTAACTGAAcgatttttaactttttgtcaGAAACTCTATGGCCAAGTTGGataggggaacaaaaattgtaatttcGTGATCCCTACCCTTTGGAACTGTACAAACACAACTTCTAAGAATAGCACACTCTTTGAAACCTTATTTGTACTCCTGGACATTTGGCAGAAAAACTAGGTGCATGGTTAAACATGTACTGAACAAGAgtgcttctaccaaaattgggaaattcatggcccttgggtcaggggttcagaaTCTAGGGTGGGGCTATATAGATTGTacattgaaaatacatgaattgtttagatttttttcCAATTCCTGACCATCAATAATACAGACTAGTAGCATAATTATGCAGCACTCCCCTCTTTAGCTGTAACTTGTCCCTTTTTACCATAcctattttcaaataaaaattgatttatctATCACACGTTTTGGAAAATATTAAGCACTGATGTATTTCCAGTAAGTGTACAGTCCTTTTCCCCTGGGATATTGGAAGATAAGGGTTGAATACTAAGTTTTAAATGGTCACCCTTAGCCCGAAAACTACAGAATTACTACCAGAGATCAGTAGAGGTAAATGAAGTAGAAAGAAAACGTACAGGttttgcagatttttatggTATTcattttagttcacctgagtaaactcaggtgacctattgcaatcggttgtcgtccgtcgtcagTCGttcgttaacaattgaacatttttaacttcttaataactaccagtccaattcttttcaaatttggtatgaagcatcattgggacaagggggacataaattgtaaatttcaggactccagcacccctggggtcctaggagtggggcaaaaactgcccaaaatttaccaattttcaaaaatcttcttctcaagaaccacacacatgtaagaaaaactaaatgcatagtgatgtagagctggaaggcctctaccaaaattgtaaatttcatgatccccggggtaggggttctgaccccagggcgggaccaaacttgatatatagtgtttatgtgtaaaacacttaaattacgtcttccttaatgctattgatactaaattaaaagtaaatagatatttagaaagaacaggtagtcctttaccaaaattgtaaatttgattattccaggggtaggggttttggtatcagggtggggccaaaatggtcagttattaaatgtgtgaacaatagacatttttaacttcttgataactatcatttcaattcttttcaaatttggtatgaaatatatttggaacaaagggaacgtaaattgtaaatttcaggattcctagggccttaggggcagggcaaaaactaccaaaattgtaaatttcatgatccccggggtagggattctgaccccagggcggggcctaacttgttatatagtgtttatgtgaaaaacacttgaataacatcttctttagtgcttttgatactatattgaaactaaatggatagagcaggtagtcatttaccaaaattgtaaatttgattttccccagggtggggccaaacttagtatatagtatttatgtgtaagtttgctgatactgtataaaatctaaatgcatctaaggaatagcagaaaaggatgtgcagaaaatggtgaatttcacaacccagggttatgactttaggaagtccaaattagtcataacttttgatgttttaatgttaatacacctattatttgaagcctttcatcagtgtatgcacttttgagggcggtgaagttttaagaacagatcttgttttatactgttgctgaacattagaatttagcttagatattcagagcaggaatttttttctagatttcatagcccatataagtagtgatactttttcactagtattcaggtgaccgataaggcctgtgggagtagtgatactttttcactagtattcaggtgaccgataaggcctgtgggcctcttgttatgaaTTCCATCACCAGCACAAGAATTGTCCAGTCTtgtcttttggatatgattttttttaattacagaaACGACTTATAATAAAAAAGTGAAATCTGAACAACCCTGTGCTCGATATAAACAAAGGCTTTAAAAAACAGTCATTCGATGAATATCAATAgagatttaacaaaaacagaCAACCCCGACTTCAAAAGACGGCATAGCTCTTAGTGTTAATAAATTTTCAGTAAAATGAAATCCCAAACCTGTAAGGTAAGGCATTAATGAAGATCTTGGGACATTGTAAATTGCatatttcaaactttgatgttttactaaatcatTGGGGGCCGCATGTCACAGCTAATGTGTTGATGTCCTTTATGGTTTAAGCTCTTTGGTGAGGATTTAAGGATCGTGAGAAATACGATCCCCTACATCTGAACGTCAGGGTGTATACACTAGTCATAATTCTACATAGTGGTCTCTACCAAAAATGTGGACTTTATAACCCGCCAGTTAGTGGTTCCGGTCCAGGGATTTATGACTCGTGACCTGAAAATGCATTACATCTTTATAGTTAACATTCACTCCGgaacatctgcttcatattttgtacaaagGTTGCTTATGACCGGACAGAGTGAGATTGACCTAACCTTCAatcaaggtcaagatcactactttagaaatatttaaacTTGTATCCGAATCCCTTCCTAAATACTGTATcataatgaatttttaaatgatataatgaactaaaaaatgaataaactaTCATCTGGGCTGCATCTCAGTAACTGAGTGATGTTGGCGGCTTTACACGACACAAAGGCTGCATGTGACCAGAATCAGAAGAATAAACATCCTTTTTGACTTCCAATTCTCAGGGTTTTAAAGAAGCACATTTGCACCATTTCTCAAAAACACGTTTATCTACGTAAAGTGATACTCGAGTGACTGTTAACACTCATcagcctcttgttgattttgaaaCGATCTCTTGTCTATGTTAAATAGAATGGTCCTGGGTGGTTTTGAGATAGAATAAAATGTCTAAAGCTTTACCCTTTTCTCGTGAATATAAATAAGAACATTTACATTCCAAAAAAAGAGGAAATAATACTGGTATTGCATACACTTTCAATCAAAttattgacataaaaaattctagatctggttcttttttttatttaattcgaattacgGATGAAAAGAAATCCTCAAAAGGAATTAGAATCCCTGATATCAAAACTTTGGATTATAGAAATAGCAaggaattattgatatcatgaatCCCACATTGTTGATAATCATCAAGAATTGTGtaatgatatcaagaaataagtTACgaatacaattacatgtattaaaacgGAACCCCATATAGTTCCGTTTAAGATAATATGGGACGATGcgttatttatataataatgttACATTCCGAGTATACTATGTCAAAATAATAGTCGGGGTTCTAACAAATAGTGTATGCCCCAAACGTTGGAGACAGAGATCTGGGATGACTTTGCTTATAAAAGTGTTCAGAGTTACTTAAAGCAGCATGCCATTCATCAAATGGTTTCGTTGACTAAAGAGCATTTACGTCTTACAAGAATTGACGATTCGTCGAAATGTCTGTATCTGTTGGTTGACTTACATAAACCACACATCCCAGTGGTTATCGGAGACCTGAATTACGAGTCCCAGGGGAGACAATTAGAACTCTACGAGTTGTTGCCTTTTCATACCGTTCTCTAATGAACATTGCAAACTGATATTAAAAAAACAGAGGTCACTACAAGTTTTAATCTATTTATTAAATTACACATCTTAGGTTATATACAGATAGAAATATGATAAAGAGACAGGCAGATATCACTTGCGTAGACTGTGTGCACAAGGCATGGACGGCATTGCACTAATGCTTTTAATatagtttctctctctctctctctctctctctctctctctctctctctctctctctctctctcatacacacacacaccggTACTTGCGTATTTCAATAACTTTGATGATGTGACATGGACCCTGTCCAAGGCAAACGAGAATACGTTACGTCACTTCCTGGCGACACATCTCCAAAGTAAGGTTTTGATAAATTGGCAGTACCTCGACTTTGGAAAAATCGTGCTTGGAAGGGCGACATAATGGCATGTGAGAAATGGATTGTGTTTGCCAAGACGTTCGTTGGCTGTAGTGGTGACAACAATGAATGTTCAAATGGcgggggaaccagtttaggagAGTAAGGAGATGAGTGAAGGAAGTCGGAACTGGAGTAACGTGAATGGCCCTCACTGCTGGCAGATTTAGTGGGACGGTACGGAGAAAATGACGATTTCTTTGGCGTTGTGTTAGTCAGTCTTGAGATACTGAAATCTGTTATCCTTTTTTTCTTCTGTCCATTTTCTGTATCCTCAGGTTTGATTTTCAGACACTGTGTACATACTCGCTTTGGGGAGCTCTGATTCGGCATGAACGACTTTCCACACTTGATACAGTTATCTTGCATAGTTGAAGCTGTGAAATagaatacatacacatgtattatatatagatattgcaGTTTTATATAAATTACAGTAACCTAGTTCGATTCTTAATCCCGGTGGTCGCGCGTCAGACCAAGGACGTTTAAATAGGTAGCGATTGCTTCTACATCCAGCACAGTCACAGTAAACtaacacgataaagacccctccctgctatGACATTGAGAGGCATGTACGGGTCAAAGATTTGTAGCACTTCACCTGCAGTTGGTAACGTAACAGTACGagttaaatattcataaataggATGTAAAATTTAACCCCGTCATTATTTCTTGGTAAAACCTACAAATTCTTGTGGCAATACTACCCTGTACCACAATGCATCACCAAATTGGTTGACATGTACAGAAGGTCTTGAAATCTGAATTTACGGGGACACTTTGAAAACACTGTATCTGGAAAGAATGTGTCTTGAAAAATAACATGGTATGATTGTCTTCATAAGGCAGTCATTGGTCTACTTATCGCGCGGCATTGATGCAAGCGTGGTTTCCATATATAATGTTCTTTACATTTCAGCAAATACTGGTAATAAAACCAATTGACTAACTGAAGTAATCAATCGTCAGGTTGTACCGGAAGTAAAGATTACCTTCATGCGTTTTCATGTGAGTTTTCAGATTGCACTGGAGGGCGAATTTCTTCCCGCATAGTATGCACTCATGTGGTTTATCTCCTGCAATAAACAAATGATAAGTAtgaacaaaacaagaaataaCGGGTAAAATATGTCAAACTTATTTTGACTGCCCTATTTCGTTACTGACCGGAACAGTTCAATGCATTAAAAGGATCTTAATGACCATGAGAAATCGGAAATATATGGAGCTGTAGAAAATCTCTGATAAGGAGAATCTAGCTTACTGCATTCTCGAGATAAACTCACCAGAATGAAGCAGAACGTGATTTTTCAGGTTCGTTTGCTTGCTGAATCCCCTGTGACAGATTTCGCACTTGAAAGGCCAGGAGCCATTATGGACGTACATGTGACTACGAAGATCTCCCGGCGTGGGGAAGGATTTCGAGCACAGCGTACATTTATGAGGTTTTTCCTGAAATATTAATGTACAGTAGTTTTAAATCCTTTCGACGTCACAACTTTAATTAACTTCGTGTATTAGATTAGGTATCATTATGGACCCCTAAGATGGTGAATATAATGTTTTATTCACCGATACAGAATATGATTTATCTGGTAGATATATAGAATGATACAGCGTTATGTGTGTACCTTGTCATGGGTCATCCTATGGTAGTAGAGGTTAGAAGACGCAGTAAAACGCTTTCCGCATACTTTACACACATGCGGCTTCTCGCCACTGTGGATCCGCCTGTGTGTATTCAGGGAGGAGGAAGTTGAGAATGCCTTTCCACATACATCACAGGCGTGGGGCTTTTCACCTAAAACGTTGGTTAAAATTCGATTAAGATTCCGCTCTAATTGACATAAGATTGATGCATTGTTAGAACAATAAAGAAAGTTTTCAGGAAAATGTTGTTATACCTGTATGTGTCCGCATATGTCGCTTTAGGAGCGATGGACGGTCGAATTTTTTCCCGCAAATATCACAAGGTAGCCATGTTCTTTCCCTGTTTCTTTTGATTGGTCTGTCCACGGGTACTATCTGTTCTGGGCTGCTGTTTGTAATATCTGATTCAGAACACTCCAATTTTATCTGTTAAAGATCATTGATTGTAATACATACCAAACCACGCTAGGTAAAACTGCATTTACTTTTTAGAATTCAAACATTATAAACTTACACTTGATTGGTCGTCACTTCCGCTAACATTTGATGGACAGTCGTCTGATCTTGCAATAGGTGATGTCAAAAGAGACGACGAAAGTGTTGGCGACGTAAATAACAGCTTCTCGCTTCTTGCTGTtgcagaaaatgaaatgtttatttatcAAAGAAATCAAAGCAAAGTAACGAAAAGTGTACTTAGTTAAAGTTAGTTGTAATAGCTGAAggagaatcttacttgattcaGAGGAACTGTTCAGTTCCGATTTTGGTGGATGGCTATTTAAGTCCAAATACTCTCTTTCCTTCACGTTCTCCATAGCTTCAGTGACGTCATCAGGACCAATGTCAACGACGTCAATTTCTTCCTCTTCTTCAGACAAAAGAGACTCTTCGGGATTACCTACATTTTCAAGTGTTGTGCGTTCTTCACTTTGAGGAGAAGTGTTAAAGTAAACAACAATCTCGTCGTTGGGTTTTATCGTGCGAAGTGTTTGGTAGGTTGGCTTTCCGGTAGTGGAAGAGgcaaaaatgtttgaaagttCTAGTTTGTCTGAAGATTTACAAAATCGAACCCAATTGCATTGGCGGACTTCTTTTCCATCCACAAGTAGAATGTCGTCTTTACATCCGAATTGGTGTCGAACctgagaaaaataaataaagtccattgtttggttttttgtttgtttggtttttttttcaaatacataactAAGTGTTTGAGAATTTGTTATATTCGAAAATCATGCTTTACTGTTATTTTTCAGGTCTAGGGATGTATTTCCTTAAATACATATACTTGTCTTGTAATTTCTTAACAAATTTGATGAATATGACAAATGACGCAATTTTTGTATTAGCACTTACCCAGTAAATACAAAAATTACCACATGACATTTTGTTTCGGACATAGTCTAGTAGATATTGAACTCTATTCCTGATTGGTTTTCTCCAAAGAACATGGTGAACTCCATAATACTGTACATTCTATACTCGTGTatattttatcttatttcatttttattattagtATTCATTCTTTTTCATACACCATGTTTGTTTTGTGCTCTTGTAGCTGATAAATGTTAAAACGATGGACATTTGATAGTAATAAAGCAGGAGAGATGTTCAAAAGGTCGTTAGTGTGCAATGTTCTGACCATAGCCTAGAATAATAAACGGAGGAAATCCATTGTCACGAGCTGAATGGTTTATCAACCTGTTAACTTCAAATCAAATTCAATTTCACGTCTCCCGAACAGAAATATTCCAATTCAAACATTGTATTACACGTTTTTAGCGCTGGTTGGAAGACTTGGCCCTCTTGATTAGACAGTACATTATACGCTTGGGTTCAGAAGTCGGGCCCCGCCACGCGAATCAATTAGTATAAAGTGTTTAGGGGGTGATCCCCTATTATTATGTGATAATAGTGAGAGTGAATGGCGAGTCCCCCCGTAACAGATGTCCCTGTTAACCTTCTGTCATCCCAGACACGTGCAGCACAGTGAGGATACCCCGTGTCTTACGCAATGCACACGAGGAGCACTCCAACCTTTGGCTTGATGTATTGCACTTCATCACATTCTTGTAGTCATCACTTTTAATTCTTGCCCctgatatgatttatttcatacttGGAAACAGGGAAAGTGGATGCGtatttattgggttttttttaaagttcagTATTGCAACAGAATACATGTACGCTTCAAATTGCTACCATAAATCGACATTTTGGGTCAAGTcgttttaaatttgaaatgtcCAGGTTTTTCATAGCTGATTTTCTATTTCCCTTTGTTGAAATATCAAAGTGTcttatttttcatatcaaactttaatgatatataattgaaaTGAACTGTCATACAAAATTCAAGATAACTGAAAACGGATCAAAATAGTCACAAAAACCATCTACCACGGTTTCACAGATGgactttaatttattgtgtCATTTGAGAATTGTGGGTCCTAAAtcacatttatttaaaattttagttttgaaaacACCATATGACCATTTGGGGAGTTAGTCTTCAGCCTTTTGAATTTCTCTTTGAAA is part of the Ostrea edulis chromosome 2, xbOstEdul1.1, whole genome shotgun sequence genome and harbors:
- the LOC130052342 gene encoding zinc finger protein 239-like, coding for MRTHTGEKPHACDVCGKAFSTSSSLNTHRRIHSGEKPHVCKVCGKRFTASSNLYYHRMTHDKEKPHKCTLCSKSFPTPGDLRSHMYVHNGSWPFKCEICHRGFSKQTNLKNHVLLHSGDKPHECILCGKKFALQCNLKTHMKTHEASTMQDNCIKCGKSFMPNQSSPKRVCTQCLKIKPEDTENGQKKKRITDFSISRLTNTTPKKSSFSPYRPTKSASSEGHSRYSSSDFLHSSPYSPKLVPPPFEHSLLSPLQPTNVLANTIHFSHAIMSPFQARFFQSRGTANLSKPYFGDVSPGSDVTYSRLPWTGSMSHHQSY